A genome region from Panicum virgatum strain AP13 chromosome 4K, P.virgatum_v5, whole genome shotgun sequence includes the following:
- the LOC120703800 gene encoding coatomer subunit beta'-2-like isoform X1 codes for MPLRLDIKRKLAQRSERVKSVDLHPTEPWIMSSLYSGSVCIWNYQTQTMVKSFEVSELPVRSAKFIPRKQWVVAGADDMFIRVYNYNTMDKVKMFEAHTDYIRCVAVHPTLPYVLSSSDDMLIKLWDWDKGWMCTQIFEGHSHYVMQVTFNPKDTNTFASASLDRTVKIWSLGSPDPNFTLDGHSKGVNCIDYFTGGDRPYLITGSDDQTAKVWDYQTKSCVQTLEGHAHNVSAVCFHPELPIIMTGSEDGTVRLWHSTTYRLENTLNYGLERVWALGYMKGSRRVVIGYDEGTIMIKIGREEPVASMDSSGKIIWAKHNEIQTVNIKAVGADTEIADGERLPLAVKELGSCDLYPQSLRHNPNGRFVVVCGDGEYIIYTALAWRNRSFGSALEIVWSTDGEYAVRESPSKIKIYSKNFQERKSIRPAFSAERIHGGVLLAMCTNDFICFYDWAECRLIRRIDVNVKNVYWADSGDLVTIASDSSFYILKYNRDLVSSHLDGGASVGEEGVEDAYELLHEINERVRTGLWVGDCFIYNNSSWRLNYCVGGEVTTMFHLDRPMYLLGYLSNQSRVYLIDKEFNVVGYTLLLSLIEYKTLVMRGDLERANTILPSIPKEQHNSVAHFLESRGMLEEALDIATDPNYRFDLAVQLGSLEIAKEIAAEARSESKWKQLGELAMSTGKLEMAEECLLQATDLSGLLLLYSSFGDAEGITKLASMAKDLGKNNVAFLCLFMLGKLEECLQLLVDSNRIPEAALMARSYLPSKVSDIVSIWKKDLQKVNSKAAESLADPAEYPNLFEDRQIALSVESTLAPKRGVYPPAEEYMTYAERPNESLVEAFKSMNMEEEIPNENGDPAHEVIEDDGVEESQEDAVEVEPDGSIDSGVLVNGNDGEEHWGMNNEVTSSA; via the exons CCGCTCCGGTTAGATATCAAG AGGAAGCTCGCGCAGAGGTCGGAGAGGGTCAAGTCCGTCGACTTGCATCCAACCGAACCATG GATCATGTCAAGCCTTTATTCTGGCAGTGTCTGCATCTGGAACTACCAGACGCAG ACAATGGTGAAATCTTTTGAAGTCAGCGAGTTACCAG TTCGTTCGGCTAAATTTATTCCACGAAAGCAATGGGTTGTGGCTGGTGCGGATGACATGTTCATCCGTGTGTATAACTATAATACTATGGATAAGGTGAAGATGTTTGAAGCTCACACTGATTACATTAGGTGTGTGGCTGTTCACCCGACCCTGCCTTATGTGTTGTCATCGTCAGATGACATGCTCATAAAGCTCTGGGACTGGGATAAGGGCTGGATGTGTACTCAAATCTTTGAGGGCCACTCTCACTATGTCATGCAAGTCACATTTAACCCCAAGGATACAAATACTTTCGCCAGTGCTTCCCTTGATCGTACTGTAAAG ATCTGGAGTCTTGGCTCCCCTGATCCTAACTTCACATTGGATGGTCATTCAAAAGGTGTAAATTGTATAGATTACTTCACTGGTGGTGACCGTCCATATCTAATTACCGGCTCTGATGACCAAACTGCGAAG GTTTGGGATTATCAAACAAAGAGCTGTGTTCAAACACTTGAAGGACATGCCCATAATGTCTCTGCTGTTTGTTTCCATCCCGAGCTTCCAATAATAATGACAGGTTCAGAGGATGGAACTGTTCGTCTATGGCACTCAACTACCTACAG GCTTGAGAATACACTTAACTATGGCCTTGAACGAGTGTGGGCATTAGGTTACATGAAGGGTTCACGGAG AGTTGTGATTGGATATGACGAAGGAACAATAATGATAAAGATTGGCCGTGAAGAACCTGTTGCTAGCATGGATAGCAGTGGTAAAATCATATGGGCCAAGCATAATGAAATTCAAACTGTTAATATCAAGGCAGTTGGCGCGGACACTGAG ATCGCAGATGGAGAACGTCTACCATTGGCTGTAAAGGAGCTGGGAAGTTGtgatctttacccacaa AGTTTAAGACACAATCCAAATGGGAGGTTTGTTGTTGTATGTGGAGATGGAGAGTACATTATCTACACAGCGCTAGCATGGAGAAATAGATCCTTTGGGTCTGCTCTTGAAATTGTCTGGTCAACTGATGGAGAGTATGCTGTAAGGGAAAGCCCATCAAAAATAAAGATCTACAGTAAAAACTTTCAG GAGAGGAAAAGTATAAGACCAGCATTCTCTGCCGAACGTATACATGGTGGAGTATTGCTTGCAATGTGTACGAATGACTTCATTTGTTTCTATGACTGGGCAGAGTGCAGGTTGATACGTCGAATTGATGTGAATGTAAAA AATGTATATTGGGCTGACAGTGGTGATTTGGTAACAATAGCAAGCGATTCATCATTCTACATTTTGAAGTACAAT AGGGATCTAGTTTCTTCTCATCTAGATGGAGGGGCATCAGTTGGTGAGGAAGGTGTGGAAGATGCCTATGAATTGCTTCATGAGATAAATGAACGTGTCCGTACTGGGTTATGGGTTGGAGATTGTTTCATATACAATAATTCTTCATGGCGGCTAAATTACTGTGTTGGAGGAGAG GTTACTACAATGTTTCACTTGGACCGGCCTATGTATTTATTAGGATATCTCTCTAACCAAAGTCGTGTATATCTTATCGACAAGGAGTTCAA TGTGGTGGGTTATACTTTACTACTCAGTTTGATTGAGTACAAAACACTCGTGATGCGTGGGGATTTGGAACGTGCAAATACCATTTTACCATCTATTCCAAAGGAACAACACAACAG TGTGGCACATTTTCTTGAATCACGTGGCATGTTGGAGGAAGCCCTTGATATAGCGACTGACCCTAATTACAGATTTGACCTGGCTGTGCAGCTTGGCAGCCTGGAAATTGCAAAG GAAATTGCTGCTGAGGCACGTAGTGAATCAAAGTGGAAGCAGCTGGGTGAACTTGCTATGTCCACTGGAAAG CTTGAGATGGCAGAAGAATGTCTGCTTCAAGCTACAGACCTTAGTGGGTTATTGCTTCTGTATTCATCATTTGGAGATGCTGAAGGGATAACAAAACTGGCGTCCATGGCTAAAGATCTAGGAAAGAACAACGTTGCTTTCCTTTGCTTGTTTATGCTAGGCAAATTGGAAGAATGCCTTCAATTGTTGGTTGATAG CAACCGTATTCCTGAAGCAGCATTGATGGCACGATCATATCTTCCAAGCAAAGTTTCTGATATTGTTTCAATATGGAAAAAGGACCTTCAAAAG GTGAACTCCAAAGCTGCAGAATCTCTGGCAGATCCTGCCGAGTACCCAAACCTGTTCGAGGACCGGCAGATTGCTCTCAGTGTAGAATCTACTCTTGCTCCCAAGAG GGGTGTCTATCCACCTGCTGAGGAGTACATGACATATGCGGAGAGGCCCAATGAGAGCCTTGTGGAAGCTTTCAAAAGTATGAATATGGAAGAAGAGATACCAAATGAGAATGGAGATCCTGCTCATGAG GTCATTGAGGATGATGGAGTCGAGGAAAGTCAGGAGGATGCCGTTGAAGTTGAACCCGATGGCTCAATAGATAGTGGTGTTCTTGTGAATGGGAATGATGGTGAGGAACACTGGGGTATGAACAATGAAGTAACTTCATCAGCATGA
- the LOC120703800 gene encoding coatomer subunit beta'-2-like isoform X2, whose product MPLRLDIKRKLAQRSERVKSVDLHPTEPWIMSSLYSGSVCIWNYQTQTMVKSFEVSELPVRSAKFIPRKQWVVAGADDMFIRVYNYNTMDKVKMFEAHTDYIRCVAVHPTLPYVLSSSDDMLIKLWDWDKGWMCTQIFEGHSHYVMQVTFNPKDTNTFASASLDRTVKIWSLGSPDPNFTLDGHSKGVNCIDYFTGGDRPYLITGSDDQTAKVWDYQTKSCVQTLEGHAHNVSAVCFHPELPIIMTGSEDGTVRLWHSTTYRLENTLNYGLERVWALGYMKGSRRVVIGYDEGTIMIKIGREEPVASMDSSGKIIWAKHNEIQTVNIKAVGADTEIADGERLPLAVKELGSCDLYPQSLRHNPNGRFVVVCGDGEYIIYTALAWRNRSFGSALEIVWSTDGEYAVRESPSKIKIYSKNFQERKSIRPAFSAERIHGGVLLAMCTNDFICFYDWAECRLIRRIDVNVKNVYWADSGDLVTIASDSSFYILKYNRDLVSSHLDGGASVGEEGVEDAYELLHEINERVRTGLWVGDCFIYNNSSWRLNYCVGGEVTTMFHLDRPMYLLGYLSNQSRVYLIDKEFNVVGYTLLLSLIEYKTLVMRGDLERANTILPSIPKEQHNSVAHFLESRGMLEEALDIATDPNYRFDLAVQLGSLEIAKEIAAEARSESKWKQLGELAMSTGKLEMAEECLLQATDLSGLLLLYSSFGDAEGITKLASMAKDLGKNNVAFLCLFMLGKLEECLQLLVDSNRIPEAALMARSYLPSKVSDIVSIWKKDLQKVNSKAAESLADPAEYPNLFEDRQIALSVESTLAPKRGVYPPAEEYMTYAERPNESLVEAFKSMNMEEEIPNENGDPAHEVIEDDGVEESQEDAVEVEPDGSIDSGVLVNGNDGEEHWVLTPDQ is encoded by the exons CCGCTCCGGTTAGATATCAAG AGGAAGCTCGCGCAGAGGTCGGAGAGGGTCAAGTCCGTCGACTTGCATCCAACCGAACCATG GATCATGTCAAGCCTTTATTCTGGCAGTGTCTGCATCTGGAACTACCAGACGCAG ACAATGGTGAAATCTTTTGAAGTCAGCGAGTTACCAG TTCGTTCGGCTAAATTTATTCCACGAAAGCAATGGGTTGTGGCTGGTGCGGATGACATGTTCATCCGTGTGTATAACTATAATACTATGGATAAGGTGAAGATGTTTGAAGCTCACACTGATTACATTAGGTGTGTGGCTGTTCACCCGACCCTGCCTTATGTGTTGTCATCGTCAGATGACATGCTCATAAAGCTCTGGGACTGGGATAAGGGCTGGATGTGTACTCAAATCTTTGAGGGCCACTCTCACTATGTCATGCAAGTCACATTTAACCCCAAGGATACAAATACTTTCGCCAGTGCTTCCCTTGATCGTACTGTAAAG ATCTGGAGTCTTGGCTCCCCTGATCCTAACTTCACATTGGATGGTCATTCAAAAGGTGTAAATTGTATAGATTACTTCACTGGTGGTGACCGTCCATATCTAATTACCGGCTCTGATGACCAAACTGCGAAG GTTTGGGATTATCAAACAAAGAGCTGTGTTCAAACACTTGAAGGACATGCCCATAATGTCTCTGCTGTTTGTTTCCATCCCGAGCTTCCAATAATAATGACAGGTTCAGAGGATGGAACTGTTCGTCTATGGCACTCAACTACCTACAG GCTTGAGAATACACTTAACTATGGCCTTGAACGAGTGTGGGCATTAGGTTACATGAAGGGTTCACGGAG AGTTGTGATTGGATATGACGAAGGAACAATAATGATAAAGATTGGCCGTGAAGAACCTGTTGCTAGCATGGATAGCAGTGGTAAAATCATATGGGCCAAGCATAATGAAATTCAAACTGTTAATATCAAGGCAGTTGGCGCGGACACTGAG ATCGCAGATGGAGAACGTCTACCATTGGCTGTAAAGGAGCTGGGAAGTTGtgatctttacccacaa AGTTTAAGACACAATCCAAATGGGAGGTTTGTTGTTGTATGTGGAGATGGAGAGTACATTATCTACACAGCGCTAGCATGGAGAAATAGATCCTTTGGGTCTGCTCTTGAAATTGTCTGGTCAACTGATGGAGAGTATGCTGTAAGGGAAAGCCCATCAAAAATAAAGATCTACAGTAAAAACTTTCAG GAGAGGAAAAGTATAAGACCAGCATTCTCTGCCGAACGTATACATGGTGGAGTATTGCTTGCAATGTGTACGAATGACTTCATTTGTTTCTATGACTGGGCAGAGTGCAGGTTGATACGTCGAATTGATGTGAATGTAAAA AATGTATATTGGGCTGACAGTGGTGATTTGGTAACAATAGCAAGCGATTCATCATTCTACATTTTGAAGTACAAT AGGGATCTAGTTTCTTCTCATCTAGATGGAGGGGCATCAGTTGGTGAGGAAGGTGTGGAAGATGCCTATGAATTGCTTCATGAGATAAATGAACGTGTCCGTACTGGGTTATGGGTTGGAGATTGTTTCATATACAATAATTCTTCATGGCGGCTAAATTACTGTGTTGGAGGAGAG GTTACTACAATGTTTCACTTGGACCGGCCTATGTATTTATTAGGATATCTCTCTAACCAAAGTCGTGTATATCTTATCGACAAGGAGTTCAA TGTGGTGGGTTATACTTTACTACTCAGTTTGATTGAGTACAAAACACTCGTGATGCGTGGGGATTTGGAACGTGCAAATACCATTTTACCATCTATTCCAAAGGAACAACACAACAG TGTGGCACATTTTCTTGAATCACGTGGCATGTTGGAGGAAGCCCTTGATATAGCGACTGACCCTAATTACAGATTTGACCTGGCTGTGCAGCTTGGCAGCCTGGAAATTGCAAAG GAAATTGCTGCTGAGGCACGTAGTGAATCAAAGTGGAAGCAGCTGGGTGAACTTGCTATGTCCACTGGAAAG CTTGAGATGGCAGAAGAATGTCTGCTTCAAGCTACAGACCTTAGTGGGTTATTGCTTCTGTATTCATCATTTGGAGATGCTGAAGGGATAACAAAACTGGCGTCCATGGCTAAAGATCTAGGAAAGAACAACGTTGCTTTCCTTTGCTTGTTTATGCTAGGCAAATTGGAAGAATGCCTTCAATTGTTGGTTGATAG CAACCGTATTCCTGAAGCAGCATTGATGGCACGATCATATCTTCCAAGCAAAGTTTCTGATATTGTTTCAATATGGAAAAAGGACCTTCAAAAG GTGAACTCCAAAGCTGCAGAATCTCTGGCAGATCCTGCCGAGTACCCAAACCTGTTCGAGGACCGGCAGATTGCTCTCAGTGTAGAATCTACTCTTGCTCCCAAGAG GGGTGTCTATCCACCTGCTGAGGAGTACATGACATATGCGGAGAGGCCCAATGAGAGCCTTGTGGAAGCTTTCAAAAGTATGAATATGGAAGAAGAGATACCAAATGAGAATGGAGATCCTGCTCATGAG GTCATTGAGGATGATGGAGTCGAGGAAAGTCAGGAGGATGCCGTTGAAGTTGAACCCGATGGCTCAATAGATAGTGGTGTTCTTGTGAATGGGAATGATGGTGAGGAACACTGGG tGCTAACTCCTGATCAATAG